GAAGGGGCCGGTGGACTCGGGATAGATCACCGCCATGACCGCGTCCAGGTCGAAGGTCTCTTCCGCAAAAGCGGGCGCCAAGGCGACAATCGCGGCGATCGTCGCTGAGACATATAGTCGTTTCATGATTTCTCTCCTGCGTCCACTGCCATGGATCAACCGTTCACGGTGCGAAAGCCGCGCCTGTCGGCGCGCAATCACAACCGGGACGGCTGTGCCACACTCCAATTTAATCGACGCCGACTATAGTAACCGCTTGATGACGGCATCGGCAAAGGCCTGGGTACCGGCGGTGCCGCCCAGATCCCGGGTCTTCTCGGCGGGGTTGCCTTCGGCGAGGAGGGCATCATACGCCGCGCGGATCCGGGTAGCCTGGGCGTCTTCCCCCAGATGGCGCAACATCATGACGCCGCTCATGATCACGGCCAGGGGATTGGCGATATCCTTGCCGGCGATGTCGGGCGCGCTGCCGTGGACGGCTTCGAAGACCGCCGCATCGTCGCCGTAGTTTGCGCCTGGAACCACGCCCAGCCCGCCCACGAGCCCGGCGCAAAGGTCGCTGATGATGTCGCCGAATAGATTCTCCAGCAGGAGCACGTCGAAGCGGCTGGGGTCGCGGACCATCTGCATGCAGGCGTTGTCGATGATGAGCTCTTCGTATTCGATCTCCGGCGCGATGGTTTGATGGACTTCGCGAACGCAATCGAGGAAAAGCCCGTCGGACTTTTTCATGATGTTGGCCTTGTGGAAGACCGAGACCTTCTTGCGGCCGCGCTCTTTGCAGTAGGTGAAGGCGGCGCGGGCGATGCGTTCGCTGGCTTTTCGCGTGACAACTTTGAGGCTGGTGACGACGCCTTCCACGATCTCGTTTTCTAGGCCGGAGTAGAGGCCTTCGGTATTTTCGCGGAACACCACGAGGTCCACGCCTTCGTAGCGGGTCTTTACCCCCTCGATGCTGCGGACGGGTCGGATGGCGGAATAGAGATTCAGGCGCATGCGCAACTGGACGTTGACGCTCTTGAAGCCTTTGCCGATGGGGGTGGTGACGGGGCCTTTGAGTGCGACCTTGTGCTGCTCGATCTGGTCGATGGTGTGGGTGGGCAGGACTTTGCCGTATTCCTCGACCGCTCCGGCGCCAGCGGGCAAATCGATCCAGTCGATCTTAA
Above is a genomic segment from Candidatus Hydrogenedentota bacterium containing:
- a CDS encoding isocitrate/isopropylmalate dehydrogenase family protein; the protein is MAHTVCLIRGDGIGPEVTEAAQRVIEASGVKIDWIDLPAGAGAVEEYGKVLPTHTIDQIEQHKVALKGPVTTPIGKGFKSVNVQLRMRLNLYSAIRPVRSIEGVKTRYEGVDLVVFRENTEGLYSGLENEIVEGVVTSLKVVTRKASERIARAAFTYCKERGRKKVSVFHKANIMKKSDGLFLDCVREVHQTIAPEIEYEELIIDNACMQMVRDPSRFDVLLLENLFGDIISDLCAGLVGGLGVVPGANYGDDAAVFEAVHGSAPDIAGKDIANPLAVIMSGVMMLRHLGEDAQATRIRAAYDALLAEGNPAEKTRDLGGTAGTQAFADAVIKRLL